In Deltaproteobacteria bacterium, the genomic stretch GTGCTCGACAACCGCCGCATCTGCGCGAACGACAGGCCCCGCTGCTGCCGCTGCTCGTCGTCGCACGTGTAGTACATGCGCGGATCGACGGGTTCGCCGGACTCGCCGCCGGACTCGAGCCCACCACCGTCGCCGTCGGCCCCCGCGCCGCCGCTGGCGGCGGCACCGTCGGGCAAGCCGACGTAGCAACCCGTGATCGCCGCGAGCGCGAGCGCGACCGCCGTCATGCCCGCAACACGCGAGTCCACGCCCCCCGTTGCTCGTCGATCCATACGTCCCTCGCCCCGACCCATGCGGGTGATCCCGCGGCCTGTTCGAGGGAGTCCGACTCGCGGGCGGTTTGTCCCGCGCTCTTGAAAACTGCGCGCCGCGGGGGCAAATTGCCGGGCGCGCGTGGACGATGACGACGAGGTCGCGCTGCTGCACGCCTGGCGTGCAGGCGATCGCGCCGCCGGCGACGAGCTGATGCGCTCCTACTACGGTCGCGTGCTGGGCTTCTTTCGTCTGCGGGTGCCGACCGTGGCCGAGGACCTCACCCAGCACACGTTCCTGGCCTGCACCGAGGGCCGCGAGCGCGTGGTCGGCTCGAGCGTGCGAGGGTTCCTGTTCGGGATCGCGCGGCACCTGTTGCTCAAGCACCTCGAGCAATCACGGCGCGCCGAGGATGCCGCGGAGCTCGGCGCGGGCCAGCCGCAGAGCATCCTCTCGCCCAGCGGCGTGATCGCGCAACGGGCCGAGCACATGTTGTTGTTGCGCGCACTCGAACGACTGCCCGACGAGACCCAGATGCTGATCGCGATGCACTACGTCGAAGGCATGCGCAGCCGCGAGATCGCCGAGGCCCTGGGGGTGCCGACCAGCACGGTGACGACGCGGCTGTCGCGTGCGCGCGAGGCCCTGCGCGAGCAGCTGACGACGATCCGCGCCGCGCCACATACCCGCGCATCGCTGCTGTCGGAGCTGGACACGTGGGTGTCGTCGCTGGGGCCGCTGCTGCGCGGGTATCCCGATGCGAGCTAGCGGCCTATACTGCCCGTTCACCGCGTGTCGCTGCCCGCCCATCGCACCCTCACCGTGCGCGGCCTGAGTCCGGGCACGCGCCTGGGTCGACATGTCGTGGTGCGCCGCCTCGGCAGCGGTGGCATGGCCGAGGTCTACCTGGCGCGACTCGACGGACCCCAGGGCTTCGTCAAGCCGGTCGCGCTCAAGCTCATGCACACGCACCTGCTCGACGACCCCGCGTTCGTCGAGCTGTTCGGTCGTGAGGCCCGCATCGCCGCCAAGCTCGATCACCCCGGCATCGTCGGCGTGCTCGACATCG encodes the following:
- a CDS encoding sigma-70 family RNA polymerase sigma factor, translated to MDDDDEVALLHAWRAGDRAAGDELMRSYYGRVLGFFRLRVPTVAEDLTQHTFLACTEGRERVVGSSVRGFLFGIARHLLLKHLEQSRRAEDAAELGAGQPQSILSPSGVIAQRAEHMLLLRALERLPDETQMLIAMHYVEGMRSREIAEALGVPTSTVTTRLSRAREALREQLTTIRAAPHTRASLLSELDTWVSSLGPLLRGYPDAS